The following proteins are co-located in the Mus pahari chromosome 14, PAHARI_EIJ_v1.1, whole genome shotgun sequence genome:
- the Fam71b gene encoding protein FAM71B gives MPGMKRPVSSECLLPYYTAHSYRSMGVFNTSMGNLQRQLYKGGEYDIFKYAPMFESDFIQISKRGEVIDVHNRVRMVTVCIASTSPVLPLPDVMLLARPAKVCEEHARRARFNKGKGCKSSKILELTRLLPLKFVKISIHDHEKQQLRLKLATGRTFYLQLCPSSDAREDLFCYWEKLVYLLRPPMTNCISNSTLPTGDTSTDTKSTVVSEIRREGGQDSQLQSSPTVSEATSATFAGGEKTQPAAAVAVTPGSAKARVAGVAGATAGTTEAAAGTAGAIAGTAAGTAGAARAAGGTMAAAVTAPSAGMTKAETATSSTSGVISMAATTKSPGSGQVAAAMVGSAAKDQEGSESSKAMALVANITLESVDLALAGAANSLLEPPSAGGDASGSLDTGLNVAFAGSIKTKGPAEDKPEAPLVSTLQSEGYMCERDGSQKVSQTSSEAKKEKRERREKDRASSRKSSHHRRTGTSRHSSKDKGRKAPSYRSVAGKTREDIKGKGHGSLRGKRRSSSHKSESRTGHKTRKNRSPAGMGSVSKRATKIKSFFRSFLIRPTTKAGDTSCDRGGVDIVTKLVEKKQDIETMMEKSKDLELKDTVISETMEKIILETKSI, from the exons ATGCCTGGGATGAAGAGACCTGTGAGCAGTGAATGTTTGCTACCTTATTACACTGCCCACAGTTACCGATCCATGGGTGTGTTCAACACCTCCATGGGAAACCTACAACGACAGCTGTACAAGGGAGGAGAGTATGATATTTTCAAGTATGCACCAATGTTTGAGAGCGACTTTATCCAGATTAGCAAAAGAGGAGAGGTGATTGATGTTCACAATCGCGTCCGAATGGTGACTGTGTGCATCGCATCTACCAGCCCAGTCCTTCCACTGCCTGACGTCATGTTGCTGGCCCGACCAGCTAAAGTCTGTGAAGAACATGCCAGACGAGCCCGATTCAACAAGGGGAAAGGTTGTAAGTCTTCAAAGATTTTAGAGCTCACCAGGCTGCTTCCTTTGAAGTTTGTCAAGATTTCCATTCATGATCACGAGAAACAGCAGCTGCGCCTGAAGCTTGCCACAGGCCGAACTTTTTACCTGCAACTGTGTCCCTCTTCTGACGCACGGGAAGACCTCTTTTGTTATTGGGAAAAGCTTGTCTATCTCCTGAGGCCACCAATGACCAATTGCATCAGTAACTCAACGCTTCCCACTGGCGACACAAGCACCGACACCAAAAGCACAGTC GTCTCAGAGATCCGTAGAGAAGGGGGTCAGGATTCTCAGCTTCAATCATCCCCAACTGTGTCAGAAGCcacttctgctacatttgcaggaggagagaagacacaACCAGCTGCTGCAGTTGCTGTTACTCCAGGATCTGCCAAAGCAAGGGTGGCAGGGGTGGCAGGGGCTACAGCAGGGACaacagaggcagcagcagggacGGCAGGGGCAATAGCAGGGacagcagcagggacagcagggGCAGCAAGGGCAGCAGGTGGCACCATGGCTGCAGCAGTAACAGCTCCCTCAGCAGGTATGACAAAAGCGGAGACAGCTACAAGTTCGACTTCAGGGGTCATAAGCATGGCAGCAACCACCAAATCTCCAGGTTCAGGCCAGGTAGCCGCAGCCATGGTAGGATCAGCTGCCAAAGATCAAGAAGGAAGTGAATCCAGCAAGGCCATGGCCCTTGTTGCAAACATCACCTTAGAAAGTGTAGACCTGGCCTTGGCAGGAGCTGCCAATTCTCTTTTGGAGCCCCCTTCTGCAGGAGGTGATGCTAGTGGCTCCCTAGACACCGGCCTGAATGTGGCATTTGCAGGCAGcatcaagaccaaggggcccgcTGAAGATAAACCTGAAGCTCCCCTCGTGTCAACCTTGCAGAGTGAAGGCTACATGTGTGAAAGGGATGGGAGCCAGAAGGTTTCCCAAACTAGCTctgaagcaaagaaggaaaagagagagagacgagAAAAGGACAGAGCGAGTAGCCGGAAAAGTTCCCATCACCGAAGGACCGGAACGAGTCGCCACAGTTCCAAGGACAAGGGCCGGAAAGCACCTTCCTACCGGTCTGTAGCTGGGAAAACAAGAGAGGACATAAAGGGGAAAGGGCATGGCAGCCTAAGGGGCAAGAGACGCAGCTCCTCTCACAAAAGTGAGTCCAGGACTGGTCACAAAACCAGGAAGAACCGATCACCAGCTGGCATGGGGTCTGTGAGTAAGAGAGCTACTAAGATTAAATCTTTTTTCAGGAGTTTCCTAATAAGGCCTACTACAAAAGCAGGGGACACCTCATGTGATAGAGGAGGGGTAGACATTGTGACAAAGTTGGTAGAGAAGAAGCAGGACATAGAGACCATGATGGAGAAAAGCAAGGATTTAGAGTTAAAAGATACCGTAATCTCTGAGACAATGGAGAAGATCATCCTTGAAACCAAATCCATTTAA